The following coding sequences are from one Chaetodon trifascialis isolate fChaTrf1 chromosome 24, fChaTrf1.hap1, whole genome shotgun sequence window:
- the hecw2b gene encoding E3 ubiquitin-protein ligase HECW2 isoform X3 codes for MALAATAASSSSSSSSTNGSAREHLLAVRRRTPHTRPYTIGPDNLRSLSAQGAVGGSASASSSAMTSGNQPETAGVSLQRANSDTDLVTSDSRSSLTASTYQLTLGHSHLVISWDIKEEVDATDWIGLYHIDETCVANVWDSKNRGVNGTQRGQIVWRLEPGPYFMEPETKVCFKYYHGASGALRATTPCITVKNPGVTVGSEGQVEDQSGAEHCRKLVSFTLSDIRAVGLKKGMFFNPDPYLKMSILPGKRSGLPKFTHHGQERRSSIIANTINPVWHGEKYTFVALMTDVLEIEVKDKFAKSRPIIKRFLGQLIIPVQRLLEGPTADDQPVSYSLCRRLPTDHVSGQLLFRVDITSTGQEEASPDAMGTILGGAVNGDPGSPSDDEDLPQPSSSSRVTCGPSPTGSDEGSVMGNGACYYGDDSVWREPGQMGEEDVLSVAVGSHTHRQVSLNDYLDAIETPRSPGDRPLAGPSPKLRSSFPTDTRLNAMLHIDSDEDEETAGQHREQSQEARTPQSTDLSRTSAASESQQGSEGSGAEPRGQTAAGTGPGATAEAGSSAVAQTGAEPAGPEHGAAEGAARDQNLAGTSSSAETAAGTTEVAVASAEAALATGETSTAPSSSQASGAEAAVASPGPGESVEECTCQGQSSSLSANQEVLCNSSLGPLSPIQEVEMRKEVAPKAEEEGGESSSSEANGPIAAAASTSSTITDRDGETSEGARGSSGDGEEGGEVWRRRQSMQASGGVAQNQEGSAGVEREADWEARIDSHGRIFYVDHVNRTTTWQRPTAPPAPQTLQRSNSIQQMEQLNRRYQSIRRTITNDSRPEEQPANELPPDETDMHPSIPELRRDNSVAQSSSRSRLTLLLQSPSAKFLTSPDFFTVLHSNPSAYRMFTTNTCLKHMISKVRRDAHHFERYQHNRDLVAFLNMFANKQLELPRGWEMKHDHTGKPFFVDHNCRATTFIDPRLPLQSTRPPSLLAHRQHLTRQRSHSAGEVSPRRLVGEDPRHAGPPVMPRPSNTFSSASRGQCQDVVPVAYNDKIVAFLRQPNIFEILQERQPDLSRNHSLREKVQLIRTDGGSGLARLSGDADLVMLLSLFEDEVMSYVPPHALLHPSYCQSPRGSPVSSPQNSPGTQRANARAPAPYKRDFEAKLRNFFRKLETKGYGQGPGKLKLIIRRDHLLEDAFNQIMCYSRKDLQRSKLYVSFVGEEGLDYSGPSREFFFLVSRELFNPYYGLFEYSANDTYTVQISPMSAFVDNHHEWFRFSGRILGLALIHQYLLDAFFTRPFYKGLLRIPCDLSDLEYLDEEFHQSLQWMKDNDIEDMLDLTFTVNEEVFGQITERELKPGGANIPVSEKNKKEYIERMVKWRIERGVVQQTESLVRGFYEVVDARLVSVFDARELELVIAGTAEIDLSDWRNNTEYRGGYHDNHIVIRWFWAAVERFNNEQRLRLLQFVTGTSSIPYEGFASLRGSNGPRRFCVEKWGKVTSLPRAHTCFNRLDLPPYPSFSMLYEKMLTAVEETSTFGLE; via the exons ATGGCGTTGGCTGCCACTgccgcctcctcttcctcgtcctcgtcGTCGACCAACGGCAGCGCCCGAGAGCACCTGCTGGCGGTTCGTCGGCGCACCCCGCACACCCGGCCGTACACGATTGGGCCCGACAACCTCCGCAGCCTGTCTGCGCAGGGTGCAGTCGGAGGCTCCGCCTCTGCGTCCTCCTCCGCTATGACGTCAGGGaaccaaccagaaacagccggGGTCAGCCTCCAGCGGGCCAATAGCGACACGGACCTGGTGACGTCAGACAGCCGCTCATCGCTCACGGCGTCTACGTACCAGCTGACTCTCGGCCACAGCCACCTGGTCATCTCCTGGGACATCAAGGAGGAAGTGGACGCCACTGACTGGATCGGCCTGTATCACATCG ATGAGACGTGTGTGGCCAACGTGTGGGACTCCAAGAATCGCGGGGTGAACGGCACCCAGAGGGGACAGATCGTGTGGAGGCTGGAGCCGGGACCCTACTTCATGGAGC CGGAGACTAAGGTGTGCTTTAAATACTATCACGGCGCAAGTGGAGCATTGAGAGCGACAACACCTTGCATCACCGTCAAGAACCCTGGAGTAACG GTGGGCAGTGAAGGCCAAGTGGAGGACCAATCAGGGGCTGAGCACTGTCGGAAACTAGTCAGCTTCACCCTATCAG ACATCCGGGCGGTGGGCCTGAAGAAGGGCATGTTCTTCAACCCCGACCCCTACCTGAAGATGTCCATCCTGCCCGGGAAGAGGAGCGGCCTCCCCAAGTTCACCCACCACGGCCAGGAGAGGCGCTCCTCCATCATAGCCAACACCATCAACCCTGTGTGGCACGGGGAG AAATACACCTTTGTGGCTCTGATGACGGACGTGCTGGAGATCGAAGTGAAGGATAAGTTTGCCAAGAGCCGACCAATCATCAAGCGGTTTCTGGGTCAGCTGATCATCCCTGTGCAGAGACTCCTGGAGGGGCCAACAGCTga cgaTCAGCCCGTCAGCTACAGCCTGTGTCGTCGTCTCCCTACGGACCATGTGAGCGGGCAGCTTCTGTTCAGAGTGGATATCACCTCCACCGGAcaagaag AAGCTTCTCCAGACGCCATGGGAACCATCTTGGGTGGCGCCGTGAACGGTGACCCCGGCAGTCCCTCTGACGACGAAGACCTCCCTCAACCGTCCTCGTCTTCGCGTGTCACATGTGGACCCTCTCCCACGGGCTCCGACGAGGGCTCTGTGATGGGCAACGGTGCTTGTTATTATGGTGACGACAGTGTGTGGCGGGAGCCGGGACagatgggagaggaggatgTGCTTTCTGTGGCTGTGGGCAGCCACACCCACCGGCAGGTGTCACTCAATGACTACCTGGATGCCATCGAGACTCCCAGGAGCCCCGGGGACCGGCCTCTGGCAGGGCCTTCGCCGAAGCTCCGCTCCAGCTTCCCTACGGACACGCGGCTCAATGCCATGCTGCACATAGACTCAGACGAGGACGAGGAGACGGCGGGGCAGCACAGGGAGCAGTCACAGGAGGCGAGGACACCGCAGAGCACGGACTTATCCAGGACGTCGGCTGCATCCGAGTCTCAACAGGGAAGCGAGGGTTCAGGGGCGGAGCCCCGGGGACAGACCGCAGCTGGGACTGGGCCTGGAGCCACAGCAGAGGCCGGGTCCTCTGCTGTGGCTCAGACTGGAGCTGAGCCTGCAGGGCCTGAACACGGAGCTGCAGAAGGTGCAGCCAGAGACCAGAATCTGGCAGGAACATCAAGCAGCGCAGAGACAGCAGCCGGGACCACAGAGGTCGCTGTAGCATCGGCTGAGGCCGCACTCGCCACTGGAGAAACATCCACAGCTCCCAGCTCCTCTCAGGCATCAGGAGCCGAGGCAGCCGTGGCATCGCCCGGGCCGGGGGAGTCTGTGGAGGAGTGCACCTGCCAGGGGCAGAGCAGCAGCCTGAGTGCAAACCAGGAAGTACTCTGCAACTCCTCCCTTGGTCCGCTGTCACCCATTCAG gaggtggagatgaGAAAGGAAGTCGCTCCAAAGGCGGAGGAAGAAGGGGGGGAGTCATCGAGCAGCGAGGCGAACGGGCCAATCGCGGCAGCCGcttccaccagcagcaccataactgacagagacggagagacgtCTGAAG GAGCCAGAGGCAGCAGCGGGGacggggaggagggaggggaggtgtggaggaggaggcagtcCATGCAGGCCTCTGGAGGTGTGGCCCAAAACCAGGAGGGGTCAGcgggggtggagagagaggcgg ACTGGGAGGCCCGGATCGACAGCCACGGTCGGATCTTTTACGTGGACCACGTGAACAGAACCACAACATGGCAGCGTCCCACCGCGCCCCCCGCCCCGCAGACCCTCCAGAGGTCCAACTCCATACAGCAGATGGAGCAGCTGAACCGCAG GTATCAGAGTATACGCAGAACGATAACCAATGACAGCAGACCAGAGGAGCAGCCAGCCAATGAGCTGCCGCCGGATGAGACTGACATGCACCCCTCCATCCCAG AGCTGCGCAGAGACAACAGCGTGGCTCAGTCCAGCTCCAGGTCTCGCCTCACCCTGCTGCTCCAGTCCCCCAGCGCAAAGTTCCTCACCAGCCCCGACTTCTTCACTGTGCTGCATTCCAACCCT AGTGCCTACCGTATGTTCACCACCAACACGTGTCTGAAGCACATGATCAGTAAGGTGCGTCGGGATGCTCACCACTTCGAGCGCTACCAGCACAACAGGGACCTGGTGGCCTTCCTCAACATGTTCGCCaacaaacagctggagctgcCCAGAGGCTGGGAGATGAAGCACGACCACACCGGCAAG CCTTTCTTTGTGGACCATAACTGCCGAGCCACCACCTTCATCGACCCCCGGCTGCCTCTCCAGAGCACTCGGCCCCCGAGCCTCCTGGCTCACCGCCAGCACCTGACCCGCCAACGCAGCCACAGTGCAGGCGAGGTCAGCCCGCGGCGATTG gTGGGTGAAGACCCTCGTCACGCCGGCCCACCCGTCATGCCGCGGCCCTCCAACACCTTCAGCtctgccagcagggggcagtgcCAAGATGTTGTGCCAGTGG CTTACAACGACAAGATTGTGGCATTTCTTCGGCAGCCAAACATCTTTGAGATTTTGCAGGAGAGACAGCCCGACTTGAGCCGGAACCACTCACTCAG GGAGAAGGTGCAGCTGATCCGCACAGATGGAGGCTCAGGATTGGCCAGGCTGTCGGGCGACGCTGACCTTGTCATGCTGTTAAG tctgtttgAAGATGAAGTAATGTCCTACGTGCCTCCTCACGCCTTACTTCACCCCAGCTACTGTCAGTCACCTCGGGGATCACCTGTGTCCTCGCCACAGAACTCACCTG GTACTCAGAGGGCCAACGCCAGAGCCCCTGCACCCTACAAGAGAGACTTTGAGGCCAAACTGCGCAACTTCTTCAGGAAACTGGAAACTAAAGGCTACGGCCAAGGACCAGGGAAGCTAAA gTTGATCATCCGTCGTGACCACCTGCTGGAGGATGCCTTCAACCAGATCATGTGCTACTCCCGTAAAGACCTGCAGCGCAGCAAGCTCTACGTCAGCTTCGTCggggaggaggg gttgGACTACAGCGGGCCTTCCAGAGAGTTCTTCTTCTTGGTTTCCAGGGAGCTTTTCAACCCTTATTATGGTCTGTTTGAGTACTCTGCCAACGACACCTACACCGTCCAGATCAGCCCCATGTCCGCCTTTGTAGACAATCACCACGAATG GTTCCGCTTCAGTGGTCGTATTTTGGGTTTGGCTCTGATCCACCAGTACCTGCTGGATGCCTTCTTCACCAGACCCTTTTATAAGGGTCTGCTGCGCAT TCCCTGCGACCTGAGCGACCTGGAGTATCTGGATGAGGAGTTTCACCAGTCACTTCAGTGGATGAAGGACAACGACATAGAGGACATGCTGGACCTCACTTTCACTGTCAACGAGGAGGTCTTTGGACAG ATAACAGAAAGGGAGCTGAAGCCTGGAGGAGCCAACATCCCTGTGTCcgagaagaacaagaaggaatacaTTGAGCGCATGGTGAAGTGGAGGATCGAAAGAGGAGTGGTCCAGCAGACTGAGAGCCTGGTCAGAGGCTTCTACGAG gtgGTGGACGCTCGGCTGGTGTCGGTGTTTGATGCCagggagctggagctggtgaTTGCCGGGACGGCAGAGATCGACTTATCAGACTGGAGGAACAACACAGAGtacagaggag
- the hecw2b gene encoding E3 ubiquitin-protein ligase HECW2 isoform X1, whose protein sequence is MALAATAASSSSSSSSTNGSAREHLLAVRRRTPHTRPYTIGPDNLRSLSAQGAVGGSASASSSAMTSGNQPETAGVSLQRANSDTDLVTSDSRSSLTASTYQLTLGHSHLVISWDIKEEVDATDWIGLYHIDETCVANVWDSKNRGVNGTQRGQIVWRLEPGPYFMEPETKVCFKYYHGASGALRATTPCITVKNPGVTVGSEGQVEDQSGAEHCRKLVSFTLSDIRAVGLKKGMFFNPDPYLKMSILPGKRSGLPKFTHHGQERRSSIIANTINPVWHGEKYTFVALMTDVLEIEVKDKFAKSRPIIKRFLGQLIIPVQRLLEGPTADDQPVSYSLCRRLPTDHVSGQLLFRVDITSTGQEEASPDAMGTILGGAVNGDPGSPSDDEDLPQPSSSSRVTCGPSPTGSDEGSVMGNGACYYGDDSVWREPGQMGEEDVLSVAVGSHTHRQVSLNDYLDAIETPRSPGDRPLAGPSPKLRSSFPTDTRLNAMLHIDSDEDEETAGQHREQSQEARTPQSTDLSRTSAASESQQGSEGSGAEPRGQTAAGTGPGATAEAGSSAVAQTGAEPAGPEHGAAEGAARDQNLAGTSSSAETAAGTTEVAVASAEAALATGETSTAPSSSQASGAEAAVASPGPGESVEECTCQGQSSSLSANQEVLCNSSLGPLSPIQEVEMRKEVAPKAEEEGGESSSSEANGPIAAAASTSSTITDRDGETSEGARGSSGDGEEGGEVWRRRQSMQASGGVAQNQEGSAGVEREAGATAQVNGHQSVRSLPSVRHDISRYQRVDEPLPPNWEARIDSHGRIFYVDHVNRTTTWQRPTAPPAPQTLQRSNSIQQMEQLNRRYQSIRRTITNDSRPEEQPANELPPDETDMHPSIPELRRDNSVAQSSSRSRLTLLLQSPSAKFLTSPDFFTVLHSNPSAYRMFTTNTCLKHMISKVRRDAHHFERYQHNRDLVAFLNMFANKQLELPRGWEMKHDHTGKPFFVDHNCRATTFIDPRLPLQSTRPPSLLAHRQHLTRQRSHSAGEVSPRRLVGEDPRHAGPPVMPRPSNTFSSASRGQCQDVVPVAYNDKIVAFLRQPNIFEILQERQPDLSRNHSLREKVQLIRTDGGSGLARLSGDADLVMLLSLFEDEVMSYVPPHALLHPSYCQSPRGSPVSSPQNSPGTQRANARAPAPYKRDFEAKLRNFFRKLETKGYGQGPGKLKLIIRRDHLLEDAFNQIMCYSRKDLQRSKLYVSFVGEEGLDYSGPSREFFFLVSRELFNPYYGLFEYSANDTYTVQISPMSAFVDNHHEWFRFSGRILGLALIHQYLLDAFFTRPFYKGLLRIPCDLSDLEYLDEEFHQSLQWMKDNDIEDMLDLTFTVNEEVFGQITERELKPGGANIPVSEKNKKEYIERMVKWRIERGVVQQTESLVRGFYEVVDARLVSVFDARELELVIAGTAEIDLSDWRNNTEYRGGYHDNHIVIRWFWAAVERFNNEQRLRLLQFVTGTSSIPYEGFASLRGSNGPRRFCVEKWGKVTSLPRAHTCFNRLDLPPYPSFSMLYEKMLTAVEETSTFGLE, encoded by the exons ATGGCGTTGGCTGCCACTgccgcctcctcttcctcgtcctcgtcGTCGACCAACGGCAGCGCCCGAGAGCACCTGCTGGCGGTTCGTCGGCGCACCCCGCACACCCGGCCGTACACGATTGGGCCCGACAACCTCCGCAGCCTGTCTGCGCAGGGTGCAGTCGGAGGCTCCGCCTCTGCGTCCTCCTCCGCTATGACGTCAGGGaaccaaccagaaacagccggGGTCAGCCTCCAGCGGGCCAATAGCGACACGGACCTGGTGACGTCAGACAGCCGCTCATCGCTCACGGCGTCTACGTACCAGCTGACTCTCGGCCACAGCCACCTGGTCATCTCCTGGGACATCAAGGAGGAAGTGGACGCCACTGACTGGATCGGCCTGTATCACATCG ATGAGACGTGTGTGGCCAACGTGTGGGACTCCAAGAATCGCGGGGTGAACGGCACCCAGAGGGGACAGATCGTGTGGAGGCTGGAGCCGGGACCCTACTTCATGGAGC CGGAGACTAAGGTGTGCTTTAAATACTATCACGGCGCAAGTGGAGCATTGAGAGCGACAACACCTTGCATCACCGTCAAGAACCCTGGAGTAACG GTGGGCAGTGAAGGCCAAGTGGAGGACCAATCAGGGGCTGAGCACTGTCGGAAACTAGTCAGCTTCACCCTATCAG ACATCCGGGCGGTGGGCCTGAAGAAGGGCATGTTCTTCAACCCCGACCCCTACCTGAAGATGTCCATCCTGCCCGGGAAGAGGAGCGGCCTCCCCAAGTTCACCCACCACGGCCAGGAGAGGCGCTCCTCCATCATAGCCAACACCATCAACCCTGTGTGGCACGGGGAG AAATACACCTTTGTGGCTCTGATGACGGACGTGCTGGAGATCGAAGTGAAGGATAAGTTTGCCAAGAGCCGACCAATCATCAAGCGGTTTCTGGGTCAGCTGATCATCCCTGTGCAGAGACTCCTGGAGGGGCCAACAGCTga cgaTCAGCCCGTCAGCTACAGCCTGTGTCGTCGTCTCCCTACGGACCATGTGAGCGGGCAGCTTCTGTTCAGAGTGGATATCACCTCCACCGGAcaagaag AAGCTTCTCCAGACGCCATGGGAACCATCTTGGGTGGCGCCGTGAACGGTGACCCCGGCAGTCCCTCTGACGACGAAGACCTCCCTCAACCGTCCTCGTCTTCGCGTGTCACATGTGGACCCTCTCCCACGGGCTCCGACGAGGGCTCTGTGATGGGCAACGGTGCTTGTTATTATGGTGACGACAGTGTGTGGCGGGAGCCGGGACagatgggagaggaggatgTGCTTTCTGTGGCTGTGGGCAGCCACACCCACCGGCAGGTGTCACTCAATGACTACCTGGATGCCATCGAGACTCCCAGGAGCCCCGGGGACCGGCCTCTGGCAGGGCCTTCGCCGAAGCTCCGCTCCAGCTTCCCTACGGACACGCGGCTCAATGCCATGCTGCACATAGACTCAGACGAGGACGAGGAGACGGCGGGGCAGCACAGGGAGCAGTCACAGGAGGCGAGGACACCGCAGAGCACGGACTTATCCAGGACGTCGGCTGCATCCGAGTCTCAACAGGGAAGCGAGGGTTCAGGGGCGGAGCCCCGGGGACAGACCGCAGCTGGGACTGGGCCTGGAGCCACAGCAGAGGCCGGGTCCTCTGCTGTGGCTCAGACTGGAGCTGAGCCTGCAGGGCCTGAACACGGAGCTGCAGAAGGTGCAGCCAGAGACCAGAATCTGGCAGGAACATCAAGCAGCGCAGAGACAGCAGCCGGGACCACAGAGGTCGCTGTAGCATCGGCTGAGGCCGCACTCGCCACTGGAGAAACATCCACAGCTCCCAGCTCCTCTCAGGCATCAGGAGCCGAGGCAGCCGTGGCATCGCCCGGGCCGGGGGAGTCTGTGGAGGAGTGCACCTGCCAGGGGCAGAGCAGCAGCCTGAGTGCAAACCAGGAAGTACTCTGCAACTCCTCCCTTGGTCCGCTGTCACCCATTCAG gaggtggagatgaGAAAGGAAGTCGCTCCAAAGGCGGAGGAAGAAGGGGGGGAGTCATCGAGCAGCGAGGCGAACGGGCCAATCGCGGCAGCCGcttccaccagcagcaccataactgacagagacggagagacgtCTGAAG GAGCCAGAGGCAGCAGCGGGGacggggaggagggaggggaggtgtggaggaggaggcagtcCATGCAGGCCTCTGGAGGTGTGGCCCAAAACCAGGAGGGGTCAGcgggggtggagagagaggcgg gtgccACAGCTCAGGTCAATGGCCACCAGTCGGTTCGCTCCCTGCCTTCTGTCCGCCATGACATCAGTCGTTACCAGAGAGTGGACGAGCCGCTGCCGccta ACTGGGAGGCCCGGATCGACAGCCACGGTCGGATCTTTTACGTGGACCACGTGAACAGAACCACAACATGGCAGCGTCCCACCGCGCCCCCCGCCCCGCAGACCCTCCAGAGGTCCAACTCCATACAGCAGATGGAGCAGCTGAACCGCAG GTATCAGAGTATACGCAGAACGATAACCAATGACAGCAGACCAGAGGAGCAGCCAGCCAATGAGCTGCCGCCGGATGAGACTGACATGCACCCCTCCATCCCAG AGCTGCGCAGAGACAACAGCGTGGCTCAGTCCAGCTCCAGGTCTCGCCTCACCCTGCTGCTCCAGTCCCCCAGCGCAAAGTTCCTCACCAGCCCCGACTTCTTCACTGTGCTGCATTCCAACCCT AGTGCCTACCGTATGTTCACCACCAACACGTGTCTGAAGCACATGATCAGTAAGGTGCGTCGGGATGCTCACCACTTCGAGCGCTACCAGCACAACAGGGACCTGGTGGCCTTCCTCAACATGTTCGCCaacaaacagctggagctgcCCAGAGGCTGGGAGATGAAGCACGACCACACCGGCAAG CCTTTCTTTGTGGACCATAACTGCCGAGCCACCACCTTCATCGACCCCCGGCTGCCTCTCCAGAGCACTCGGCCCCCGAGCCTCCTGGCTCACCGCCAGCACCTGACCCGCCAACGCAGCCACAGTGCAGGCGAGGTCAGCCCGCGGCGATTG gTGGGTGAAGACCCTCGTCACGCCGGCCCACCCGTCATGCCGCGGCCCTCCAACACCTTCAGCtctgccagcagggggcagtgcCAAGATGTTGTGCCAGTGG CTTACAACGACAAGATTGTGGCATTTCTTCGGCAGCCAAACATCTTTGAGATTTTGCAGGAGAGACAGCCCGACTTGAGCCGGAACCACTCACTCAG GGAGAAGGTGCAGCTGATCCGCACAGATGGAGGCTCAGGATTGGCCAGGCTGTCGGGCGACGCTGACCTTGTCATGCTGTTAAG tctgtttgAAGATGAAGTAATGTCCTACGTGCCTCCTCACGCCTTACTTCACCCCAGCTACTGTCAGTCACCTCGGGGATCACCTGTGTCCTCGCCACAGAACTCACCTG GTACTCAGAGGGCCAACGCCAGAGCCCCTGCACCCTACAAGAGAGACTTTGAGGCCAAACTGCGCAACTTCTTCAGGAAACTGGAAACTAAAGGCTACGGCCAAGGACCAGGGAAGCTAAA gTTGATCATCCGTCGTGACCACCTGCTGGAGGATGCCTTCAACCAGATCATGTGCTACTCCCGTAAAGACCTGCAGCGCAGCAAGCTCTACGTCAGCTTCGTCggggaggaggg gttgGACTACAGCGGGCCTTCCAGAGAGTTCTTCTTCTTGGTTTCCAGGGAGCTTTTCAACCCTTATTATGGTCTGTTTGAGTACTCTGCCAACGACACCTACACCGTCCAGATCAGCCCCATGTCCGCCTTTGTAGACAATCACCACGAATG GTTCCGCTTCAGTGGTCGTATTTTGGGTTTGGCTCTGATCCACCAGTACCTGCTGGATGCCTTCTTCACCAGACCCTTTTATAAGGGTCTGCTGCGCAT TCCCTGCGACCTGAGCGACCTGGAGTATCTGGATGAGGAGTTTCACCAGTCACTTCAGTGGATGAAGGACAACGACATAGAGGACATGCTGGACCTCACTTTCACTGTCAACGAGGAGGTCTTTGGACAG ATAACAGAAAGGGAGCTGAAGCCTGGAGGAGCCAACATCCCTGTGTCcgagaagaacaagaaggaatacaTTGAGCGCATGGTGAAGTGGAGGATCGAAAGAGGAGTGGTCCAGCAGACTGAGAGCCTGGTCAGAGGCTTCTACGAG gtgGTGGACGCTCGGCTGGTGTCGGTGTTTGATGCCagggagctggagctggtgaTTGCCGGGACGGCAGAGATCGACTTATCAGACTGGAGGAACAACACAGAGtacagaggag